The following DNA comes from Eretmochelys imbricata isolate rEreImb1 chromosome 2, rEreImb1.hap1, whole genome shotgun sequence.
TTCAAGATCTCAGGGCTGACATATGCTGGGCAGCCATGTTTATCTGACAAGGCATCATCTTCCCCCTTGATGATGTGAGTGTCTTCTAGGCTTTCTAGTCTCAGCTGAGTCctgaggaagagagaaacagACGTACAGGTTACAAAACTGTTTTAATAATGAGCACAGAGATAATTTAACACACAAGGCTGTCTGCTGTTACAAACCCTACCGCAGTACTGTGACCAAAGAGAGAAAAACTTAGTTGTGAACATGTAGCAGAGAAACTCAAGAGCGCTAGACCTGACCCAAGTACAAAGGTACAGCTACAGTATCAATGTCACACAATACCACATACTATGGGGAAAATAATGTTATTTGTAACCTATATATTGTTAAAATTCCACAATCGAGGAATACCACCGAGTGCCATTCTACCTAGGTTGTACTGTAACTGTGCTTGGTTAATTTACTACAGTGTTATTACTATTTCCAGTTTAACAACGAGAATGCACCATATAGCAGcatgctttttttaaatctcaaagtCCAGATCCCTTTTGCACACACAATCATGATTAATCCTCCTGCTCacttatatttttttccagatgACATCACATGTCATGCTTCAATGGCCATGTCTTTCTGCAGGTATAGGCTCATCCTAGTTCCTAACACAGGTTAAGTAGAAAAGTTTTACATTAGCTGAGCAGCCATTCCTTTGCTCTTGAATGGCTCTGTTCTGCCTTACAGCTTAATGGTGCGTAAATGCATTAACTGCGGTGTGTCCTCAATGTGACTTCCTATCATAATGTAAAATACCCATCGGTTCTGTAAACGGAAAATATGACTCAGCCTATGCTGTTggcctctgattggctgctgtaGCACTAAAACATTGCACCTGTGCTTCTTAGACTAAGAGAGTCTCCTAACATTGCTTAACCCTCTTGTTACCAAATTTGACGCATATGACATTAGCCTGTGCAATGCACATTTCCAAATTAGAAAGACTGCATGCAATGTAGCATTTCAGCAAGGGTTTTATCTTAGCATAGGTGGGAAAAGCTGCCACAGTTTCCTTCAAGAgagttaacattttttttttttaaaagcaggaaaaATATAAGAGGCACTGTTGGAACAGCTATCTCGCTTTGTGCTTCAATAAATTAAAACTTAAGAGATACTAGCcaagttaaaattattttaaaaagtaaatgttcTTATGTTTTACTGGGACCTTAGTTATTACtagtgaaagaattttaaaaatgttcttctcATGGTTAATGTTGTTTACTCACTGCAGTTTTAATGAGAATAATAAAGTAGCTCCTTTCAGTTTTGCATTGTGCCATGCTGCAACACGAGGGCAGCAGACACTGCACAGAAATGTTTGCGTAAAGATTTTTTCCCTgtctgaataattttaaaaaaataagaaatagtTCTACCAACCTAGATTTTATAAATCTAATTTTTATAAAGCCTATACTTTGGGCTAAATTTGACTagacagtgtctctttaagcCGTACGTTCTACAAGGAGCTCATTTAACATTTGGGTTCTCAACATAAGATGTAAACCTCCTTCAAGATGCAACATTATGTACCTCATTTTAACCCCTTCATTTctttctgtgtgtgcgtgtgtgtgtgtgtgtgtgtgtggaggggtaggAGGCTATGACCACATGCAAAGTGCATCACATTATGCGGCATTTAGGTCTTAAAATAGGGACCCTGTCCTCTGTAGAGGAGGAGAGATAAAAGCTTCTACTTTCACTGTAAGTGTAACTTTGAGTAAATTGAGTCTAAACTATACTAACAGAGTGACGGAAATGTGATTTTACAGATCCCTTCTGCAAAAGAAATTGAAAACCGAAGCCCTCATCCTGCTATGAGATCTGTGCTGGTAGATCcctgcactgatttcagtggggctttgTAAAGGGACAAGAGTCTATCCGCAAAGGTCCAATTACAGTACTGCAGCCTAGATTCCTTACacgtttgtttttaaatcagagttgttttccctttgttttatAATGCCCCAACCTCGTTTCATTTACTGTCTGTGCCTTTTTCTCATTTCACTTTGAATCTGATGTTCAAATGCAATGTGTTTTGACATCTGGAGCTAATAAGTTCTCAACTCATTATCTGTTTGTACACCAAACAATTTAATCTGAACAGCTGCTGAATCAGACAGGAACCTATGCAAGGTAAGTTGTACACAAACtcagaggaaaaataaatatttataaatcagAGCCATGATGTTAGGCATGCGCACgcatccccccccagcccccaccccacaccaaGTTGTACACAGGACAATTTGCAGAGGACAGCTGGTTTAGAACCCTATTTCACTTCTCTACAGTGTTTCCCCCCAAAAGAAGCTGCCTTTCCTCTAGTCCGCTCTGAAGGTTTTGCAGAACTTTGATTCACTTGGATAGAGTTCTCCTCTAGAAGGGCTATTCCTCCCCGCCACCTTCAGAAAGGCCACTCAGTGAGCATTACTTACCTTTCTTCAGTAGAAAAGACAAATTTCCTGAGCTTGAGGTCACCCAGCACAATGGCTGATTGGTGGCAGTGAGCTACAGCTGAGACGATCTGCTTGAAGAGCTTGGCAGCCTCCTCTTCTCTCAGCCTTTTACAGCTCCTCACATAGGAGTGCATGTCCCCAAAGTCCTTCTCAAGGAAAACATAGGCCTTGGTGTCGCCCAGAATCACTTCCACTACCCCAGTGATATTCTTATGAGATGGCAGCTGAACATAAAGTCGAATTTTGTCCTGGTAGTGTTTGAGAGGGAACACCTGTAaagacaaaatttaaaaaaaaaggtctcCATTACCAGGAGTGCTAAAGCTGGTCTACCATACAACAAATTTCCACAGACAATGCTGAGACAACTAGATGGGAGCCAGCCCTCAATATCAACTATGTTAAAAGCCGCTACTGAGATaacttccaaaaatattcagATATTGTTAATCTGAAAGAGAAGAAAACTTTAAGAACAACTGATGATTTTGCCTTTCAGTTACTCCGAGGTTTCACCGCAGGGTGATCATGGTTACACTGTAAAGTCCTAGTATGCAAACTGAAATAGGTGAAAGGATTAAACCCATGGATGTTTAATTCAGGGAATGGCAGGCAGGCGGATGTTTTGTAAGGATTTGACAGAGTTCTCTTGGTGACCTGCTAAGCTTCGTTAAAAGTTACTCACATCCTAGGCCTGACTGGAATCAGTGACACATATGGAATGTCATAATTTCTATTCATTTGATATCTCCATGGAGAAACTTGGGTACACAACTTACAATTCCCACTTCACATCCTTCGTTACCCAATATTACAGTCATTAAAACCTCCCCCTTTCGGCCCATCGGTCAAGGAAGGGTTAGAAAATAGTCCTGATCATCATTCCAGCCAGGCAGCAGGTGGCGGCAGTAAACTCAGAGTCAGCAACCAGCCCATTCAGAAATAGGTCCAAGAGAACAGACAAGCATAGTGTGCTCTTTAAAAGCCCTGCTGACATCTCATGGAAAACTCTGCAAGCAGGGCTAGTCAGGAACAATTCTGCTGTGTGTCATTGTCAGCAGGGAACAGAGGGAGGGAGCAGTGCTGATGGGGCTCCATTTGGCCCTCTCTTTTTAATCTAAAGCATTTGCATGGAAGACTGTTTCTCCTGAATCTGTCTGCTTCTCATCTTTTTATTTCTCACCTTACAAGCCACAGTCCTCTCCACATCTACTAACTATAGCGACAGTCACTGTAATCCAATGAGATCAGAGGGGGAGCCCGATACCGCCCCAGCGCGGATCTAGGCGGGGGAGGCAGCCCCACTCAGAGAGCAGATCGAACTTTTCTCACTAGCGAAGCCGGCTCGAAAGTCACCAGAACTCCCCCAGCCTGGCTCCGCTTTACCAGACCTCAGCCGGGCCAGTCCCTGCCTGCCACCGCCTCCCCATCCCACCGGGCTGCCCATCCACAGGCTCTGTGGCTGGCACAGATCAATGGGAGGGCGGTGGCGGCAGAACAatgtatatagtgtgtgtgtgggggggggggtgctgagagcccctGTGTCTGATGcaaaccccttcaagccaggggtgcagcagcagccccgcacccctagttccagcacctatgggggaGCCCAAAGCCTGCAGTTCCCGGGCTGGGCGAGGGAACAGCAGCTGGcctccaacccccgcccccccgcagccgGCTGATCCCCCCGGGGCAGCGGGCGCCTGGCGCTTACCTTGCAGCGCAGCTCCTGGCCCGTGTGGATGTTGAGCGCCCGGGACACATGCTCCCTGTCggccaggggcagcagcaggtagCCGGCGATGAGGCTGGGGCTCTGGGCGCTGCCCGGCGTGGGGCCGCTGCCCGGCGAGGCGGGGGCGCACGGCGAGCCCGGCGCGCTGAGACAGtcctgggggctgctggggcACTCGGAGAGCCGGGGGCCCTTGGCCGCCGGGGCGTCCTCGCTGGAGCCGTCCGGCAGCAGCAGCCGCTTGGAAGGGGCGCTCCGGCAGCGGGCGGCCGGCAGCAGGAGTCCCGGGCTGCGGGGCTGCGCCTTGCGGCTCATGGGGACGGAGAGGCGGGCAGCGGGCGGCGGCACACGGCGGAAGGCGGCCGGGCGAGCGGCTTCCCAGCGGGTTGTCCCCGGCCTGGGGCGCGCCCCAGGCACATAGACGGTGGGGAGGGGTGGCTCCCACGGCGGGTCCCcgcggcagggcagggcagggcagggcaggcggcgGCTGCAGGGAAGGGCTCCGCGGCGCGTCCCCCCCAGAGccgggcgggggcagaggcggcTGGAGCGGCGGGCAGGTCGGTGCCTCTCGCCTCCCTGCTCGGCGCGCGTGTGTGCAGCGAGCGCGGCCAGCCCGGACTGTGCCCTCCCGGCGTGACTCACCCCGCACACTCACGCGCGGGCGAGCTGTCAACAGGGCAGGGTTGTGCAATGGCGAGGAGGGCGCATCTCCCCCCGCGCCTGCCTCCAGCAGCCAGGCACAGCGCGCCGAGCAGCAGCCGGGAGCTTTTTCCACGGCCGCTGCCAAAGACCGGAGCTGGAGAGCTTAAAAGTTCCCCTGACGCAAGGGGAAGTGGGCAGGGGCCAAAGGAGCGAGGCCCGCTCCCATTGGCGCTCCCGCCTCATTCAGGACCCAGGGGATGACTGAGGGAGACTGGGACGGGCCAAGGCGGCTCTCGCGTATCGCACAGCAGTGCATGCAacgggaggtgtgtgtgtgtgtgtgtggggggcatgcAGCTGTGGTGTGTCACACCCCAGCAGTGTGCGCGCGGGGTGCGTGCGGCTCGGTGTCACCCTCCGGCAGAGTATGGAGTGCGCGCGCGGGGGCGCGTGCAGCTCTGGTGTGTCCGACTCCCGCGATGCATGGGGGTCAGGTGTCCCTGCCGCTCTGTGTCACCCTCCAGCAGGCAGTGCCTgcagtctggggggggggggggtgcatgcaGCTTTGTGTGACCTTCCAGCAGTGCATGCAGTGTGTGTTGCGGGGTGcatgcagcagggggtgggggtgtgtgcggGGCGGGTGCGTGTGTGCAGCTCTGGTGTGTCCCACTCCAGCAGTAAATACCATTCCTCGTCAGACCCCAGCAGTGCCTGGTATTTATTGCCAGAGGCTCTGATCCGTTACACTCCCGCAGCGCATATAATTGTGTGTCCAAGCCCCCCACCTATGGGAGAGCTTTTCAAAC
Coding sequences within:
- the TRIB1 gene encoding tribbles homolog 1, with the translated sequence MSRKAQPRSPGLLLPAARCRSAPSKRLLLPDGSSEDAPAAKGPRLSECPSSPQDCLSAPGSPCAPASPGSGPTPGSAQSPSLIAGYLLLPLADREHVSRALNIHTGQELRCKVFPLKHYQDKIRLYVQLPSHKNITGVVEVILGDTKAYVFLEKDFGDMHSYVRSCKRLREEEAAKLFKQIVSAVAHCHQSAIVLGDLKLRKFVFSTEERTQLRLESLEDTHIIKGEDDALSDKHGCPAYVSPEILNTTGTYSGKSADVWSLGVMLYTLLVGRYPFHDSDPSTLFSKIRRGQFCIPDHVSPKARCLIRSLLRREPSERLTAPEILLHPWFEAVLEPGYVDQDVGTSDQIVPEHHGDSDDISSFFC